A single region of the Pyricularia oryzae 70-15 chromosome 4, whole genome shotgun sequence genome encodes:
- a CDS encoding nuclear cap-binding protein subunit 2: MQFRGTVDRLDKPSAYFNKQHNKRRRTDNGDDDAPPPPPQEDPLANSTTLYVGNLSFYTTEEQVYELFSKCGEIKRLVMGLDRFNKTPCGFCFVEYYTHQDAIDCMKYIGGTKLDERVIRTDLDPGFEEGRQYGRGKSGGQVRDEYREDYDEGRGGLGRAIQMEREARAREQRDSRDEEERGHLR; this comes from the exons ATGCAGTTCCGCGGAACGGTCGACCGGCTGGACAAGCCAAGTGCTTACTTCAACAAGCAACACAACAAGCGACGACGTACCGACAACGGCGATGATGatgcgccgccgcccccacCACAGGAGGACCCCCTCGCCAACTCGACAACGCTCTATGTTGGTAACCT GTCATTCTACACAACTGAAGAGCAAGTATACGAGCTCTTCTCAAAGTGTGGCGAGATCAAGCGCCTTGTGATGGGCCTGGACCGCTTCAACAAGACGCCCTGCGGTTTCTGCTTCGTCGAGTACTACACCCACCAGGACGCGATCGACTGCATGAAGTACATTGGCGGCACCAAGCTGGACGAGCGTGTCATCCGCACAGATCTGGACCCGGGCTTCGAGGAGGGAAGGCAGTACGGCCGCGGCAAGTCTGGCGGTCAGGTCCGCGACGAATATCGTGAGGACTACGATGAGGGTCGCGGCGGCCTCGGTAGGGCAATCCAGATGGAGCGCGAGGCGCGCGCGAGAGAGCAGAGGGATTCTagggacgaggaggagcgtGGGCACTTGAGGTGA